Proteins encoded within one genomic window of Thioploca ingrica:
- a CDS encoding phosphomannomutase — MSIFKAYDIRGIVGENLTPVVVTQIGQAIGSEAIAQGQAQVVVARDGRLSGLELLTALITGLQAAGCPVIDIGMVPTPVLYFATYYLNTGNGVMLTGSHNPPNYNGLKIMIGGEALSGERIQALKTRIDNNELSYGNGTLESLDIGAAYIKRITDDIKLARPFKVIIDAGNGVTGVLAPQLIRALGCEVVELFCEIDGHFPNHHPDPSVPENLVEMIAVVKSENADLGFAFDGDGDRLGVIDAKGKIIWPDRQMILYATDLLKRHPGAQIIYDVKCSRHLDHAIQQHGGKPLMWKTGHSLIKAKMKATGALLGGEMSGHVFFKERWYGFDDALYTAARLLEILSQDNRQPEEVFASLPDAVNTPELKLELKQFGEHFELMQKIRDTFQFEAAQVATIDGVRADFQDGWGLVRPSNTTPSLIFRFEADNLAALTRIQTQFRQQLLAIDKQLKLPF, encoded by the coding sequence ATGTCAATTTTTAAAGCCTATGATATTCGTGGAATCGTTGGAGAAAATCTAACACCGGTAGTCGTTACTCAAATAGGACAAGCTATAGGCAGTGAGGCCATTGCCCAAGGACAAGCTCAAGTTGTGGTTGCTCGGGATGGTCGTCTCTCTGGATTAGAATTATTAACCGCGTTGATCACCGGTTTACAAGCCGCCGGTTGTCCAGTAATTGATATTGGCATGGTACCAACGCCGGTTTTGTATTTCGCTACTTATTATTTAAATACCGGTAATGGCGTGATGTTAACAGGTAGTCATAATCCACCCAATTACAATGGCCTCAAAATTATGATTGGGGGCGAGGCTTTATCTGGAGAACGCATTCAAGCGCTGAAAACCCGGATTGATAATAACGAACTGAGCTATGGTAATGGTACCCTGGAAAGTCTTGATATTGGTGCAGCTTATATCAAGCGAATCACTGATGATATCAAATTGGCGCGCCCCTTTAAAGTGATTATCGATGCCGGTAATGGCGTCACTGGCGTGTTAGCACCGCAATTAATTCGCGCTTTAGGTTGTGAAGTGGTGGAATTGTTTTGTGAGATTGACGGTCATTTTCCTAATCATCATCCGGATCCTAGTGTTCCAGAGAATTTAGTAGAAATGATAGCCGTAGTAAAGTCTGAAAATGCAGATCTCGGATTTGCTTTTGATGGTGATGGTGATCGTTTAGGCGTTATCGATGCCAAAGGTAAGATTATTTGGCCGGATCGACAAATGATTTTGTATGCAACGGATCTATTAAAACGTCATCCTGGCGCTCAAATTATTTATGATGTGAAATGTAGCCGCCATTTAGACCATGCTATTCAACAACACGGCGGTAAACCGTTGATGTGGAAAACCGGCCATTCTTTAATTAAAGCAAAAATGAAAGCGACGGGTGCGCTGTTAGGGGGTGAAATGAGTGGACATGTTTTCTTTAAAGAACGGTGGTATGGCTTTGATGATGCTTTATACACAGCGGCTCGATTGTTAGAAATTCTGTCACAGGATAATCGCCAACCAGAGGAAGTTTTTGCGAGTTTACCCGATGCCGTTAATACCCCAGAATTAAAACTTGAACTAAAACAGTTTGGTGAACATTTTGAGTTAATGCAAAAAATTCGGGATACTTTTCAGTTTGAAGCGGCGCAAGTTGCCACTATTGATGGGGTGCGTGCTGATTTTCAAGACGGTTGGGGTTTGGTTCGTCCTTCCAATACCACTCCCAGTTTAATCTTTCGCTTTGAAGCGGATAATTTAGCAGCGCTTACTCGGATTCAAACTCAGTTTCGCCAACAATTATTAGCGATAGATAAGCAGTTAAAGTTACCTTTTTGA
- a CDS encoding phosphoglucomutase, which produces MNIQIISTIPFAGQKPGTSGLRKKVKVFQQPHYLENFVQAIFNSLSGFQGQTLVVGGDGRYYNQTAIQTILKIAAANHFGRVLVGQNGLLSTPAASAVIRKHQAFGGIILSASHNPGGPQGDFGIKYNISNGGPAPEKVTDAIFAQSQTITEYRLLNSPDIDLSQCGQTQLGEMSVEIIDPVADYAELMEKLFDFNAIRQLFQAGFTLRYDAMHAITGPYAKVILENKLGAPTGTVMNGIPLEDFGGGHPDPNLTYAHDLVAILYGANAPQFGAASDGDGDRNMILGQHFFVTPSDSLAVLAANAHLTPGYRSGLAGIARSMPTSKAADRVAQALNINCFETPTGWKFFGNLLDAGQATLCGEESFGTGSNHVREKDGLWAVLFWLNILAVRQQSVETIVYEHWAKYGRNFYSRHDYEDVDAQAAQTLMTHLVNQFSQLPGKTWGSRTVAFCDDFSYTDPIDQSISTNQGLRINFQDDSRIVFRLSGTGTEGATLRVYLESFEADVAKHHLDAQVALADLIQIANEIAQIQKYTGRDKPSVIT; this is translated from the coding sequence GTGAATATTCAAATCATTTCTACAATCCCATTTGCAGGACAAAAACCGGGCACTTCTGGTCTACGCAAAAAAGTAAAGGTATTTCAGCAACCACATTACCTGGAAAACTTCGTTCAAGCTATCTTTAATTCACTCAGTGGTTTCCAAGGACAAACGCTCGTGGTTGGAGGTGATGGGCGCTATTATAACCAAACTGCCATCCAAACGATTTTAAAAATCGCGGCGGCTAATCATTTTGGACGGGTATTAGTTGGTCAAAATGGTCTACTCTCGACGCCAGCCGCTTCAGCGGTTATTCGCAAACATCAAGCGTTTGGCGGAATTATTTTATCGGCTAGTCACAATCCCGGTGGTCCGCAAGGTGATTTTGGCATCAAATATAATATCAGTAATGGCGGTCCCGCCCCAGAAAAAGTAACCGATGCTATCTTCGCGCAGAGCCAAACTATCACCGAGTATCGTCTCCTCAACAGCCCAGACATTGATTTATCTCAATGTGGGCAGACGCAACTCGGTGAAATGTCAGTTGAAATTATAGATCCCGTAGCTGATTATGCCGAACTGATGGAAAAGCTGTTTGATTTTAATGCTATCCGTCAATTATTCCAAGCCGGATTTACCCTGCGTTATGATGCGATGCACGCCATTACCGGCCCTTATGCCAAAGTTATTTTAGAAAATAAACTCGGTGCCCCCACCGGAACTGTCATGAATGGCATTCCTTTAGAAGACTTTGGTGGAGGTCATCCTGATCCGAACTTAACTTATGCTCATGACCTCGTTGCTATTCTATATGGAGCCAATGCGCCTCAATTTGGTGCCGCTTCTGATGGTGATGGGGATCGCAATATGATTTTAGGTCAGCATTTCTTTGTCACACCGTCCGATAGTTTAGCGGTATTAGCCGCAAATGCCCACCTCACCCCCGGTTATCGATCCGGCTTGGCGGGCATCGCTCGCTCTATGCCAACGAGTAAAGCCGCTGATCGAGTTGCTCAAGCGCTCAATATTAACTGTTTTGAAACACCCACCGGGTGGAAATTTTTTGGTAATCTTCTCGATGCGGGTCAAGCCACTTTATGTGGAGAAGAAAGCTTTGGTACCGGTTCCAACCACGTTCGCGAGAAAGATGGCTTATGGGCCGTGTTATTCTGGTTGAATATTTTAGCGGTTCGGCAACAATCTGTCGAAACGATTGTCTACGAACATTGGGCCAAATACGGTCGTAACTTTTACTCGCGGCATGATTACGAAGATGTTGATGCTCAAGCTGCGCAAACCCTCATGACTCACCTAGTGAATCAATTTAGTCAATTGCCCGGTAAAACTTGGGGTTCACGTACCGTCGCTTTCTGTGACGACTTTAGCTATACCGATCCGATTGACCAAAGTATCAGTACCAATCAAGGGTTAAGAATTAATTTTCAAGATGATTCTCGAATCGTGTTTCGGCTATCAGGTACTGGTACCGAAGGTGCTACGTTACGAGTTTATTTAGAATCATTTGAAGCGGATGTCGCTAAACATCATCTGGATGCACAAGTCGCACTAGCGGATCTTATCCAAATTGCGAATGAAATTGCTCAAATTCAGAAATATACTGGAAGAGACAAACCGTCGGTAATTACTTAA